One stretch of Cyanobacteria bacterium GSL.Bin1 DNA includes these proteins:
- a CDS encoding CHASE2 domain-containing protein yields the protein MIIYITLDLAAEIIMSVNAGQLARFTLSLSWGLFFGFFISIHPFMKKVEVYIYDYLIQQAKLPAANSSIILVKANNENLAPSKEKLVYANLVERLLEGGASVVVLNLHHSWRNPDDNHWLNSQFSHRPLRALVQKYSEQLVLVTPIQTQTDSEKRQFKVYNHLLNQDLKYSIAPPKVQGFFEYNFIQQSPIDINSAARRIHLNDRLIKSDNLEKIHLESFAVIAFKKYARFLNRPLNTYHQNLLDTKKIKGINFGQQKKQFTTLSLSDICGDNQRVLCQPKSRSKQVPLIRNNIVIVGFTKGDFLNTMPIQSPGGETIPAIELQAYLLANLMTDSFFSPLPQEFVIMLLVSGGILITSTIMLGFNQNAFLCLPLSCWSLLIGTGIAFGGLTFILFSNYITIPIMSPILTGLGCGAAAWICQWIKQEKDYINQQQLEIEQHIANEQQVALSQAQKILYRVGDELHSGALQELKLLMDDLELLQLGASSVEISSILEKAEKIGTDLRLALYDTHWMAQKLHINSELNEGLLVAIKRKLKELESQDNINIKVIQQIQFLPEPINNQLWIEAREEIFQFFNEAISNVIYHALPPHGTATYIKVALSWQTKGELVIENDGVQILSSAQKSTGYGSRLMESVATKLPQGHWERNFLFQKKVRVRLVWEHRF from the coding sequence ATGATAATCTATATTACATTAGATTTAGCGGCTGAAATAATAATGTCTGTAAATGCAGGTCAATTAGCTCGTTTCACTTTGAGCTTAAGCTGGGGCTTGTTTTTTGGTTTTTTTATCTCAATTCATCCCTTTATGAAAAAGGTAGAGGTTTACATTTATGATTACTTGATACAACAAGCTAAACTACCAGCAGCTAATTCTTCTATTATTTTAGTCAAAGCAAATAATGAAAATCTGGCTCCTTCTAAGGAAAAACTAGTTTACGCTAATCTGGTAGAGAGATTATTAGAGGGAGGAGCCTCAGTTGTTGTTCTGAACTTACACCATAGTTGGAGAAACCCTGATGATAATCACTGGTTAAATTCTCAATTTTCTCATCGTCCCTTACGAGCATTAGTGCAGAAATATTCTGAACAACTCGTTTTAGTAACTCCCATACAAACTCAAACCGACTCAGAAAAACGTCAATTTAAAGTTTATAATCACCTTTTGAATCAAGATCTAAAATATTCGATTGCCCCACCAAAAGTTCAAGGTTTTTTTGAATATAATTTTATCCAGCAATCTCCCATAGATATTAATAGTGCTGCTCGTAGAATTCATTTAAATGATCGGTTGATTAAGAGTGATAATCTAGAAAAAATTCATTTAGAATCATTTGCAGTAATTGCCTTCAAGAAATATGCTCGATTCTTAAATCGACCTTTAAATACTTATCACCAAAACTTACTTGACACTAAAAAAATAAAAGGGATTAATTTTGGACAACAGAAAAAACAATTTACGACTCTAAGTTTAAGCGATATATGTGGCGATAATCAAAGGGTATTATGTCAACCGAAATCTCGTTCAAAACAGGTTCCTTTAATTCGGAATAACATTGTCATTGTTGGTTTTACTAAAGGTGATTTTCTGAACACGATGCCAATTCAATCTCCTGGAGGAGAAACGATACCTGCAATTGAACTTCAGGCATATTTATTAGCAAATTTAATGACAGATTCTTTTTTTTCCCCTCTTCCGCAAGAGTTTGTCATCATGCTCTTAGTTTCAGGTGGAATATTAATTACTAGCACAATTATGCTGGGATTCAATCAAAATGCTTTTTTATGCCTCCCTCTTTCTTGTTGGAGCCTCTTAATTGGAACTGGTATTGCTTTTGGCGGGCTGACATTCATTCTATTTTCTAACTACATCACCATACCCATCATGTCGCCTATCTTAACCGGTCTTGGTTGTGGCGCTGCTGCATGGATCTGTCAATGGATTAAGCAAGAGAAAGATTATATTAATCAACAACAGTTAGAAATTGAGCAACATATTGCAAATGAACAACAAGTTGCGTTATCTCAAGCTCAGAAGATTCTCTATCGAGTTGGAGATGAACTCCATAGCGGAGCCCTACAAGAACTCAAACTCCTGATGGACGATTTGGAATTGTTGCAGTTAGGCGCTTCCTCTGTTGAAATTAGCTCAATTTTAGAAAAAGCTGAAAAAATTGGAACTGATTTACGGTTAGCTTTATATGATACGCATTGGATGGCACAAAAATTACATATTAATTCTGAATTAAACGAAGGATTATTGGTTGCTATAAAACGTAAATTAAAAGAATTAGAGAGTCAAGATAATATTAATATTAAAGTTATTCAACAAATTCAATTCTTACCAGAGCCAATTAATAATCAATTGTGGATTGAAGCACGAGAAGAGATTTTTCAATTTTTTAATGAAGCCATTTCTAATGTAATTTATCATGCGCTGCCTCCTCATGGAACTGCAACTTATATCAAAGTTGCTTTATCCTGGCAAACCAAAGGGGAATTAGTCATTGAAAATGATGGTGTACAGATTTTATCTAGTGCCCAAAAGAGTACTGGCTACGGCAGTCGATTGATGGAATCTGTAGCAACTAAATTGCCACAAGGACATTGGGAACGAAACTTTTTATTTCAAAAAAAAGTCAGAGTAAGATTAGTTTGGGAACATCGATTTTAG
- a CDS encoding DUF3616 domain-containing protein: MLNGFLLTRVLLQFQSKSDDLLKELSAVALTPDGSLWVGSDEYITLERLTPMGNGTYGNHETFHLKDFVDLFDHDFEIDIEGIDYSDGYLWLVGSHSLKRNKTKGKKPKKDIERLSEIERDHNRFLLARLPVLNGELVPTYARSNNNEDALTAASLQKVEGHNQLIEALIEDEHLGPLLSIGLPSKDNGFDIEGLAVQGHRIFLGLRGPVLRGWAIILDIELEVTAPGVLTLKDLGDGILYRKHFLDLNGLGIRELCFYNDSLLILAGPTMDLEGAMQLFGLKDMLDCSKDTLWDQDSDHLELLFNLPFTIGSDHAEGLTLFPCFEDEKGLMVVYDSPNENRFRDQQSIFADVFQLPSSKLEKLT, translated from the coding sequence ATGCTAAACGGATTTTTACTCACTCGAGTGTTACTTCAATTTCAAAGTAAATCAGATGATTTGTTAAAAGAACTTTCTGCTGTTGCCCTCACCCCAGATGGCAGTCTTTGGGTGGGCTCAGACGAGTATATTACCTTAGAGCGTCTGACTCCTATGGGTAATGGGACTTACGGTAACCATGAAACCTTTCATCTTAAAGATTTTGTTGATCTCTTTGATCACGACTTTGAAATTGATATTGAAGGGATAGACTATTCTGATGGCTATCTCTGGCTCGTTGGTTCCCATAGCCTCAAACGCAACAAAACCAAAGGCAAGAAGCCGAAAAAAGATATTGAACGACTCTCGGAAATCGAGCGTGATCACAATCGGTTTCTCTTGGCACGGTTGCCGGTTCTCAATGGAGAGCTGGTCCCGACCTATGCTCGATCAAACAATAACGAAGATGCTTTAACTGCTGCCTCTTTGCAAAAAGTGGAAGGTCATAACCAACTGATCGAGGCTCTCATTGAAGACGAACATTTAGGCCCCTTGCTATCCATCGGTCTCCCTTCTAAGGATAATGGCTTTGATATTGAGGGGCTAGCCGTCCAGGGGCACCGCATTTTTCTTGGGCTACGGGGTCCCGTCTTGCGCGGTTGGGCGATCATTTTAGATATTGAGCTAGAAGTCACTGCTCCTGGGGTTCTGACCCTTAAAGATTTGGGAGATGGTATCTTATATCGCAAACATTTCCTGGATCTCAATGGTCTCGGCATTCGGGAACTCTGTTTCTACAACGATAGCTTATTGATTTTAGCAGGACCAACAATGGATCTCGAAGGTGCGATGCAATTGTTTGGTCTCAAAGATATGCTTGATTGCAGTAAGGACACCCTATGGGATCAAGATTCTGACCACTTAGAACTTCTGTTTAACTTACCTTTTACCATTGGTTCCGATCATGCAGAAGGACTAACCCTCTTCCCCTGCTTTGAAGATGAAAAGGGATTAATGGTCGTTTACGATTCCCCGAATGAAAACCGTTTTCGTGATCAGCAATCTATTTTTGCTGATGTCTTTCAACTACCCAGCTCTAAGCTAGAGAAACTGACGTGA
- a CDS encoding GlsB/YeaQ/YmgE family stress response membrane protein, with the protein MNIIAWLILGLLAGIIAKAIYPGDQEGGIIATILLGLLGAFIGGTLHTFLTTGTLSLTATTLSISGLIVAVLGAIIAIFIWGLITRRG; encoded by the coding sequence ATGAATATCATTGCTTGGTTAATTTTAGGACTATTGGCAGGAATCATTGCTAAAGCAATTTATCCCGGTGATCAAGAAGGAGGAATTATAGCGACTATCCTTCTTGGGTTACTAGGTGCTTTTATTGGAGGAACGCTACACACTTTTTTGACGACAGGGACTTTGTCTTTGACGGCCACTACTTTGAGTATTTCTGGTTTAATTGTTGCCGTACTTGGAGCGATCATTGCAATTTTTATCTGGGGGTTAATTACTCGCAGAGGTTAA
- the ileS gene encoding isoleucine--tRNA ligase: MTTNNKSYKDTINLPKTDFAMRANAKQREPEIQAFWQQEQIYEMLSQQNPKDVFVLHDGPPYANGSLHMGHALNKILKDIINKYKLLQGYKVRYVPGWDCHGLPIELKVLQNIEEKDAYGSVFDLRAQLTPIKLRKKAAKFAHKTIEVQREGFKRYGVWGDWDNPYLTLNPAYEAAQIGVFGEMALKGYIYRGLKPVHWSPSSQTALAEAELEYPEGHTSPSIYAVFPITALGEAAQAALGEYASSLGVAIWTTTPWTIPGNLAVAVNPDLNYAVVEPSGDNAPCQYLIVAAELVEKLSATLGQSLTVQTTLPGKALEYCQYRHPLFDRESRILIGGDYITTESGTGLVHTAPGHGQEDYVVGMRYGLPILSPVDEQGTFTEEAGKFAGLEVLNGGNDAVIEALQAANSLLKQEPYQHKYPYDWRTKKPTIFRATEQWFASVEGFREAALMAIASVNWLPKQGENRIRAMVSQRSDWCISRQRSWGVPIPVFYDEETNEPLLTPETIAFVQNIIAEKGSDAWWEMSTEELLPPEYRNNGRTYRKGTDTMDVWFDSGSSWAAVAKQREELKYPVDMYLEGSDQHRGWFQSSLLTSVATQGIAPYQTVLTHGFVLDEKGYKMSKSMGNVVDPAVIIEGGKNQKKEPAYGADILRLWASSVDYSADVPIGQGILKQLADAYRKIRNTVRFLLGNLHDFDPKTDGVAYEQLPSLDRYMLHQTSEVFAEITAAFEDYEFFRFFQTVQNFCVVELSNFYLDIAKDRLYISDASSLRRRSCQTVLAIIVENLARAIAPVLCHTAEDIWQNIPYPLPHQSVFASGWIPQQTDWKNTDLAESWSKLRQIRGEVNKVLEQARTEKLIGASLEAKILLYVSDSELQEQLRAMNPNETVGDGLHVDELRYLFLASQVEVLDTPEAAQNAVYHSETELVTVGIVKAEGEKCDRCWNYSTQVGHFPDDLTICERCHDALAGHF, encoded by the coding sequence GTGACAACCAATAATAAGAGTTATAAGGACACGATTAACTTACCCAAAACTGATTTTGCGATGCGGGCAAACGCAAAACAGCGAGAACCTGAAATTCAAGCGTTCTGGCAGCAGGAACAAATTTATGAAATGCTGTCGCAACAAAATCCCAAAGATGTTTTTGTTTTGCATGATGGACCCCCCTACGCTAACGGTTCACTGCACATGGGGCACGCCTTGAATAAAATTCTTAAAGATATAATCAATAAATACAAACTCTTACAAGGTTATAAGGTGCGCTATGTCCCGGGTTGGGATTGTCACGGTTTGCCCATTGAATTAAAAGTTTTACAAAATATTGAGGAGAAAGATGCCTATGGCTCGGTCTTCGATCTACGCGCCCAGCTGACTCCCATTAAGCTACGGAAAAAAGCAGCAAAGTTTGCTCACAAAACAATTGAGGTGCAACGGGAAGGCTTCAAGCGTTATGGGGTCTGGGGGGATTGGGACAACCCTTACTTGACGCTAAATCCGGCTTATGAAGCGGCGCAAATTGGTGTTTTTGGGGAAATGGCACTGAAAGGGTATATTTATCGGGGTTTGAAACCTGTGCATTGGAGTCCCAGTTCTCAAACTGCCCTCGCTGAAGCAGAATTGGAATATCCTGAGGGACACACTTCCCCGAGTATCTATGCCGTGTTTCCCATAACGGCTTTGGGAGAAGCGGCACAAGCCGCCTTAGGAGAATATGCGTCCAGTTTAGGGGTTGCCATTTGGACAACTACCCCTTGGACCATTCCAGGGAACTTAGCGGTGGCGGTAAATCCCGATTTAAATTATGCGGTAGTGGAACCCTCAGGAGACAACGCGCCCTGTCAGTATTTGATTGTGGCAGCAGAGTTAGTGGAGAAACTTTCCGCAACCTTAGGACAATCGCTAACGGTACAAACAACGCTTCCGGGAAAGGCATTGGAATATTGTCAATATCGCCATCCCCTCTTTGATCGCGAAAGTCGGATCTTGATCGGTGGTGATTACATTACAACTGAATCAGGAACCGGACTGGTTCATACTGCACCCGGACATGGTCAGGAAGACTATGTGGTTGGGATGCGCTACGGTTTACCGATTTTATCTCCCGTTGATGAACAGGGAACTTTTACAGAGGAAGCCGGTAAATTTGCAGGATTAGAGGTGCTTAATGGCGGGAATGATGCAGTTATTGAGGCGTTACAAGCAGCAAACTCTCTTCTAAAACAAGAACCCTATCAACATAAATATCCCTATGATTGGCGCACCAAAAAACCAACAATCTTCCGGGCGACCGAACAGTGGTTTGCTTCGGTAGAAGGGTTCCGCGAAGCTGCCCTCATGGCAATTGCCTCAGTCAATTGGCTGCCGAAACAAGGGGAAAATCGCATTCGGGCGATGGTTTCTCAGCGGAGTGATTGGTGTATTTCTCGCCAGCGTAGTTGGGGCGTTCCGATTCCGGTATTTTATGACGAGGAGACGAATGAACCGTTGCTGACCCCTGAAACCATTGCTTTCGTGCAAAATATTATTGCCGAAAAAGGATCGGATGCCTGGTGGGAAATGTCTACCGAGGAGTTGTTACCGCCGGAGTATCGCAATAATGGACGCACTTACCGCAAGGGAACGGATACGATGGATGTCTGGTTTGATTCTGGTTCCTCTTGGGCGGCGGTAGCGAAACAGCGAGAAGAACTGAAGTATCCGGTGGATATGTATTTGGAAGGATCCGATCAACATCGGGGTTGGTTCCAGTCCAGTTTATTAACCAGTGTGGCGACGCAAGGCATTGCCCCCTATCAAACGGTTCTCACCCATGGCTTTGTCTTGGATGAAAAAGGCTACAAAATGAGTAAGTCCATGGGGAACGTGGTTGATCCAGCGGTGATTATTGAGGGCGGTAAAAATCAGAAAAAAGAACCGGCTTATGGGGCAGATATTCTGCGTCTCTGGGCATCTTCTGTGGATTATTCGGCGGATGTTCCCATTGGTCAAGGCATTCTGAAACAGTTGGCCGATGCCTATCGCAAGATTCGCAATACAGTCCGCTTTCTGTTGGGGAATTTACATGATTTTGACCCAAAAACAGATGGGGTAGCCTATGAACAACTCCCCAGTTTAGACCGCTATATGCTGCATCAAACCAGCGAGGTATTTGCAGAAATTACTGCTGCCTTTGAAGACTATGAATTCTTCCGCTTTTTCCAAACGGTACAGAATTTCTGTGTGGTGGAACTTTCCAATTTTTATCTCGATATTGCCAAAGATCGGCTATATATTTCCGATGCGAGTTCCTTACGACGACGCAGTTGTCAGACAGTATTAGCGATTATTGTCGAGAATTTGGCTCGCGCGATCGCGCCCGTTTTATGCCATACCGCAGAAGATATTTGGCAAAATATCCCTTATCCCCTACCTCACCAATCAGTTTTCGCTTCTGGATGGATTCCTCAACAAACAGATTGGAAAAATACAGACCTTGCGGAAAGTTGGTCGAAATTACGTCAAATCCGTGGGGAAGTGAATAAAGTTCTTGAACAAGCCCGAACTGAAAAACTGATTGGCGCTTCTCTCGAAGCTAAAATCTTACTTTATGTATCTGACTCGGAGTTACAGGAACAACTGCGTGCCATGAATCCCAATGAAACAGTTGGAGATGGCTTACACGTGGATGAACTGCGCTATCTATTCCTTGCTTCACAAGTGGAAGTGTTAGATACCCCAGAGGCAGCGCAAAATGCTGTGTACCACAGCGAAACCGAACTGGTAACAGTTGGAATCGTCAAAGCAGAAGGCGAGAAATGCGATCGCTGCTGGAATTATTCCACCCAAGTCGGGCATTTTCCGGATGATCTAACCATCTGCGAACGATGTCATGACGCTTTAGCCGGTCATTTCTAA
- a CDS encoding response regulator has product MESISIHIVEGNPHLRSLLGWHLQQAGFSVSQSGTIQQGKKHLQSSELTLVVLDSDLPDGDSLEFCYWLHRYQQAVILMLSARHSEADIVAGLKAGADDYLVKPFGMREFMARVEALARRFRGSNVPLLLDYGQLKINLAQRKVYLQGEKIEFTPQEFSLLYVLAQAQGVALSRLELLRRAWPEAIDNPRTIDTHILSLRKKLETNPRQPLLIQTVRNVGYRLNIDVLSSSHLLKTRLGKPLPQMRETPLSEVPISGINNRESIS; this is encoded by the coding sequence GTGGAATCAATTTCTATTCACATTGTTGAGGGGAATCCCCATCTCAGATCACTGTTGGGTTGGCATTTACAGCAGGCTGGGTTCTCTGTGTCTCAATCGGGGACGATCCAGCAAGGGAAAAAGCATTTGCAGAGTAGCGAATTGACCTTGGTGGTGTTGGATTCCGATTTGCCAGATGGAGATAGCTTGGAGTTCTGCTATTGGTTGCATCGCTATCAACAAGCAGTGATCTTAATGCTATCGGCCCGTCACAGTGAAGCAGATATTGTTGCCGGGCTAAAAGCCGGAGCCGATGATTACCTCGTGAAACCGTTTGGTATGCGGGAATTCATGGCGCGAGTTGAGGCGCTAGCGCGACGGTTTCGAGGAAGTAATGTCCCTTTATTGCTCGATTACGGTCAGTTGAAAATTAATTTGGCGCAGCGCAAAGTTTATTTGCAAGGGGAAAAAATTGAATTTACGCCACAGGAATTCAGCTTACTCTATGTTTTGGCACAAGCCCAAGGAGTTGCTTTGTCTCGGTTAGAATTATTACGTCGGGCTTGGCCCGAAGCAATTGATAATCCTCGCACCATTGACACCCATATCCTATCATTACGGAAAAAACTAGAAACCAATCCCCGACAGCCATTGCTGATTCAAACTGTGCGTAATGTCGGGTATCGCCTAAATATCGATGTGCTTAGTTCCAGTCATTTGCTTAAAACTCGTCTGGGAAAGCCCCTCCCTCAAATGAGGGAGACTCCTTTATCCGAAGTCCCAATATCAGGAATAAACAATCGTGAATCAATTTCTTGA
- a CDS encoding bifunctional riboflavin kinase/FAD synthetase: MWITPTPEQALTPTAIALGNFDGVHRGHRNVIQPVLEQSVRSTVVTFHPHPREYFSGQPCSLLTPLEEKISHLKALGIQQLVLLPFNRELAALSPEDFVQKILIEQLDPYYISVGEDFRFGYQRQGTAEDLRAIASSFQIKVNIANLQTNAEQRISSSRIREALNQGEIQLANQLLGRPYTLKGTVVTGEQRGRTIGFPTANLALPRNKLIPCHGVYAVQVTSMTHSMVTPHPGVMNIGRRPTVNGEHPTIEIHLLDWSGDLYQQTLSVQLKQFLRPETKFESLDALKAQIARDCETARQLLPQPSSQPVNP; the protein is encoded by the coding sequence GTGTGGATTACCCCAACGCCAGAACAGGCTTTAACGCCAACCGCGATCGCGCTCGGTAATTTTGATGGTGTTCACCGCGGACACCGGAATGTCATTCAACCGGTCTTAGAGCAATCGGTACGTTCGACAGTGGTCACTTTTCATCCCCATCCCCGGGAATATTTTAGTGGGCAGCCCTGTTCTCTCCTCACGCCTCTAGAGGAAAAAATTAGTCATCTCAAAGCTTTGGGAATCCAACAACTGGTTTTGCTCCCTTTCAATCGAGAACTCGCTGCCCTTTCTCCTGAAGACTTTGTGCAAAAAATTTTAATTGAACAATTAGACCCCTACTATATTAGTGTGGGAGAAGACTTTCGGTTTGGCTACCAACGTCAGGGAACGGCTGAAGATCTGCGCGCGATCGCGTCTTCCTTTCAGATTAAGGTTAATATTGCCAATTTACAAACGAATGCCGAACAACGCATCAGTAGTTCTCGGATCCGCGAAGCCCTAAATCAAGGGGAAATTCAGCTGGCCAATCAACTCTTAGGCAGACCTTACACTCTGAAAGGAACAGTGGTCACTGGAGAACAACGGGGACGGACGATTGGGTTTCCCACTGCTAATCTTGCCCTTCCCCGTAATAAATTGATTCCTTGTCATGGCGTCTATGCCGTGCAGGTGACGAGTATGACTCACTCAATGGTTACGCCTCACCCTGGCGTGATGAACATTGGGAGGCGTCCTACGGTTAATGGGGAACATCCGACCATCGAAATTCATCTTCTCGATTGGAGCGGAGACTTATATCAGCAGACTTTGAGCGTACAATTAAAGCAGTTTCTCCGTCCAGAAACTAAATTTGAGTCTTTAGATGCCCTCAAAGCCCAAATTGCTAGAGATTGCGAAACAGCGCGTCAGCTTCTTCCCCAACCCTCTTCTCAACCTGTAAATCCATGA
- a CDS encoding AAA domain-containing protein, which yields MRDYIQKLTENIAQIFVGKDTSVRLVIIALLSGGHVLLEDVPGVGKTLLAKSLARSINGKFQRIQCTPDLLPSDVTGTNIWNQRDQTFEFVPGPVFSNIFLADEVNRATPRTQSALLEVMEEQQVTIDGETRPVKKPFFVIATQNPIEYQGTFPLPEAQMDRFALSLSLGYPTAEEELQMLQRQGTSLEALQPSISPEDVIELQRQVLAVKVATPLQQYILNLVRASREDEEVRLGVSPRGTVALQRATQALAFLEGRDYAIPDDVKFLAPYVLSHRLIPAGGRKEKVIVDRLLRAVPVES from the coding sequence ATGAGAGACTATATCCAAAAACTAACCGAGAACATTGCCCAAATTTTTGTGGGTAAAGATACGTCTGTTCGCTTGGTCATCATCGCTCTCCTCAGTGGCGGTCACGTTCTCCTCGAAGATGTGCCTGGCGTTGGAAAAACCCTGCTAGCGAAATCCCTAGCGCGGTCGATTAATGGCAAATTTCAGCGCATTCAATGTACCCCTGACCTCCTACCGTCTGATGTCACAGGCACCAATATTTGGAATCAGCGGGATCAAACCTTTGAGTTTGTTCCGGGTCCCGTTTTTTCTAATATTTTTCTCGCAGACGAGGTCAACCGGGCAACCCCCCGTACCCAATCTGCCTTATTGGAAGTCATGGAAGAACAGCAAGTCACGATTGATGGGGAGACGCGTCCGGTCAAAAAGCCTTTTTTTGTGATTGCAACGCAAAATCCCATTGAATACCAAGGGACATTTCCCCTGCCAGAAGCCCAAATGGATCGGTTTGCGCTGTCTTTAAGTTTAGGATATCCCACCGCAGAAGAAGAACTGCAAATGCTACAGCGTCAAGGCACTAGTTTGGAGGCCTTACAACCTTCCATTTCCCCGGAAGACGTTATCGAATTACAGCGTCAAGTCTTGGCAGTCAAAGTCGCTACGCCTCTACAACAGTATATTCTGAATCTTGTGCGGGCTTCGCGGGAAGATGAAGAGGTGAGGTTAGGGGTTAGCCCTAGGGGAACGGTTGCCCTGCAACGGGCGACGCAAGCCCTCGCTTTTCTTGAAGGGCGAGATTATGCCATTCCTGATGATGTGAAATTTCTTGCTCCTTATGTGCTTTCCCATCGGTTAATTCCAGCGGGAGGACGCAAGGAAAAAGTGATTGTTGACCGCCTCTTAAGAGCGGTTCCTGTGGAGAGTTGA
- a CDS encoding EamA family transporter, protein MLGILVMLLAGGFLSLQNVIVRVFFQGNAEIGGILPSNFEHTVLFLQTRTFFMVLFLSLIALRIYPKTFTEIAQAGMRLKSALLSGSIYFVTVILLYLAIGNIPAGIAVTLFFIHPIVAMLLGWWRDRAAPNRWRWGIITGVMLGLILVTPQLQGNLSSQFTFGMMCALGAGIGFGLYAFTAQNALIQFHPISFSLITFFLLFLLSSLTGLILQITIPQNLWLPLLLWSAASGLITLGGLVFTNLGIRLVGAATATLVGSIEPALTAVVAWLILQETLDPRQMIGVAIVTLSIASLGLERRKQSSTLHRNRS, encoded by the coding sequence ATGCTTGGTATTTTAGTAATGTTACTGGCAGGTGGCTTTTTGTCTCTGCAAAATGTGATTGTCCGCGTATTTTTTCAAGGCAATGCAGAAATTGGCGGGATCTTACCGTCTAACTTTGAGCATACTGTCCTCTTTTTGCAAACTCGCACTTTTTTTATGGTGCTTTTCCTGAGTTTAATCGCATTGCGGATTTATCCGAAAACTTTTACTGAAATTGCCCAAGCTGGAATGCGCTTAAAATCCGCTTTACTCAGCGGTTCAATTTATTTTGTCACGGTGATTCTCCTTTATTTAGCGATTGGTAATATTCCCGCGGGCATTGCAGTGACGCTCTTTTTTATCCACCCCATTGTCGCAATGTTGTTGGGATGGTGGCGCGATCGCGCAGCGCCAAATCGCTGGCGTTGGGGCATTATTACGGGTGTGATGCTCGGTTTAATTTTAGTGACTCCGCAGTTGCAAGGGAATCTTTCTTCGCAATTTACCTTCGGCATGATGTGTGCTTTGGGGGCAGGCATTGGCTTTGGATTATATGCATTTACGGCTCAAAATGCTTTGATACAATTTCATCCGATTTCTTTTTCCCTCATTACCTTTTTTCTACTCTTTCTTTTGTCCAGTTTGACGGGCTTGATCTTACAAATTACCATTCCCCAAAACCTTTGGTTACCGTTACTGCTGTGGAGTGCGGCATCAGGATTGATCACCCTTGGGGGATTAGTCTTTACTAATTTAGGAATTCGCTTAGTGGGGGCAGCAACGGCTACTTTAGTGGGCTCGATCGAGCCGGCACTGACCGCAGTGGTGGCTTGGCTCATTCTGCAAGAAACCCTCGATCCCAGACAGATGATTGGGGTTGCCATTGTCACTCTCAGTATTGCCAGCTTAGGATTAGAGAGACGAAAACAAAGTTCAACTCTCCACAGGAACCGCTCTTAA